Proteins from a genomic interval of Polaribacter sejongensis:
- the atpD gene encoding F0F1 ATP synthase subunit beta has protein sequence MSTITGKVSQIIGPVIDVEFNTENELPKIYDSLEIKKADGSILVLEVQQHIGEDTVRTISMDATDGLSRGTEVVATGNPIQMPIGNDIYGRLFNVTGDAIDGLGNLKKEGKDGLPIHRSAPKFEDLSVSTEVLFTGIKVIDLIEPYAKGGKIGLFGGAGVGKTVLIQELINNIAKGHGGLSVFAGVGERTREGNDLLREMLESGIIKYGDDFMHSMEAGGWDLSKVDKPGMKGSKATFVFGQMNEPPGARARVALSGLTIAEYFRDGAGEAEGKDVLFFVDNIFRFTQAGSEVSALLGRMPSAVGYQPTLATEMGAMQERITSTKKGSITSVQAVYVPADDLTDPAPATTFAHLDATTVLSRKIAELGIYPAVDPLDSTSRILSAEILGDEHYNTATAVKEILQRYKELQDIIAILGMEELSEEDKLVVHRARRVQRFLSQPFHVAEQFTGIPGVLVDIKDTIKGFNMIMDGELDKYPEAAFNLRGSIQDAIDAGEKMLAEA, from the coding sequence ATGTCTACAATAACAGGTAAAGTTTCACAAATTATTGGGCCAGTAATTGATGTTGAATTCAATACTGAAAATGAACTTCCTAAAATTTACGATTCGTTAGAAATCAAAAAAGCTGACGGCTCTATTTTAGTATTAGAGGTACAACAGCATATTGGAGAAGATACAGTTAGAACTATCTCAATGGATGCTACTGATGGATTAAGTAGAGGAACTGAGGTTGTGGCTACAGGTAATCCTATTCAAATGCCTATCGGAAACGATATTTATGGCCGTTTGTTTAATGTAACTGGAGATGCTATTGATGGTTTAGGGAACTTGAAAAAAGAAGGTAAAGATGGTTTACCAATTCACAGATCTGCACCTAAATTTGAAGATTTATCAGTATCTACAGAAGTTTTATTTACAGGTATAAAAGTAATCGATTTAATTGAGCCTTATGCAAAAGGAGGTAAGATTGGATTATTTGGAGGAGCTGGAGTAGGTAAGACAGTATTAATTCAGGAGTTAATTAACAACATTGCAAAAGGACATGGTGGTTTATCAGTTTTTGCAGGTGTAGGAGAAAGAACTCGTGAAGGAAACGATTTACTTCGTGAAATGTTAGAGTCTGGAATTATAAAATACGGAGACGATTTTATGCATTCTATGGAAGCAGGAGGATGGGATTTATCTAAAGTAGATAAACCAGGAATGAAAGGTTCTAAAGCGACTTTCGTATTCGGTCAAATGAACGAGCCACCTGGAGCACGTGCGCGTGTTGCATTGTCTGGTTTAACAATTGCAGAATACTTTAGAGATGGAGCTGGAGAAGCAGAAGGTAAAGATGTACTTTTCTTTGTTGATAATATTTTCCGTTTTACACAAGCAGGTTCTGAAGTGTCAGCACTTTTAGGACGTATGCCATCGGCGGTAGGTTACCAACCAACATTAGCAACAGAAATGGGTGCAATGCAAGAACGTATTACATCAACTAAAAAAGGTTCTATTACATCTGTACAGGCAGTTTATGTACCTGCAGATGATTTAACAGATCCAGCACCAGCAACAACGTTTGCGCATTTAGATGCAACAACAGTATTGTCTCGTAAGATTGCAGAATTAGGTATTTACCCAGCGGTAGATCCTTTAGATTCTACTTCAAGAATTTTATCTGCTGAAATTTTAGGTGATGAGCATTATAATACTGCAACAGCTGTAAAAGAAATTTTACAACGTTATAAAGAATTACAAGATATTATTGCAATTTTAGGTATGGAAGAATTATCTGAAGAAGATAAATTAGTAGTTCATAGAGCTAGACGTGTACAACGTTTCTTATCTCAACCTTTCCATGTAGCTGAACAATTTACTGGTATACCAGGAGTTTTAGTTGATATTAAAGACACTATTAAAGGTTTTAATATGATTATGGATGGTGAGTTAGATAAATACCCTGAAGCAGCATTTAACTTAAGAGGATCAATTCAAGATGCAATTGATGCTGGAGAGAAAATGTTAGCAGAAGCATAA
- a CDS encoding ABC transporter permease, with protein sequence MNFPLYIAKRYLFTKTGNNAINIITIIASFGVIVGSLALFIILSGFSGLRTFSYSLLDVSDPDIKITSSKGKTFLYTDDVHQALIDNTSIKATSKIIEERVFLEYNDKNEIAYIKGVEDSYTSITDIDSVISLGNWLDLDQPNTAVVGNGISRKLSLGVLNYGAPLTIMVPKPGVGFINPNNAFYKKDVQIVGLYSGTEEFESKFVFVSINEAKNLLNFDENQITGVEIKLKDNLDADLFSEQLQQQLGDQFKVQTKQQLNEVFYKVINTENFVSYLIFTLIVIIALFNVIGAIIMMIIDKKSNLKTLFSLGASIKEIKKVFILQGFLLTFLGMIIGLSLGILIVFIQKEFGIFMITQNFAYPVEFRFSNLLIVIATITILGFIASKIASSRISKEFIER encoded by the coding sequence TTGAACTTTCCCTTATACATAGCCAAAAGATATTTATTTACTAAAACAGGTAATAATGCCATCAATATTATTACAATTATTGCTTCTTTTGGGGTAATTGTAGGTTCATTGGCCTTGTTTATTATTCTTTCTGGCTTTTCTGGTTTGCGTACATTTAGTTATAGTTTGTTAGATGTGTCTGATCCTGATATTAAAATTACTTCTAGTAAAGGGAAAACTTTTCTCTATACGGATGATGTTCATCAAGCCTTAATAGATAATACTTCAATAAAAGCAACTTCTAAAATTATAGAAGAACGCGTTTTTTTAGAATACAATGATAAGAATGAAATAGCTTATATAAAAGGCGTTGAAGACAGTTATACTTCTATTACAGACATAGATTCTGTAATCAGTTTAGGGAATTGGTTAGATTTAGATCAGCCAAATACAGCGGTTGTTGGTAATGGAATTTCAAGAAAGTTATCATTAGGAGTTTTAAATTACGGAGCTCCTTTAACAATTATGGTTCCTAAACCTGGAGTAGGTTTTATAAACCCAAATAATGCTTTTTATAAAAAAGATGTGCAAATTGTTGGTTTGTATTCTGGTACGGAAGAATTTGAAAGTAAATTTGTTTTTGTTTCTATAAATGAAGCAAAAAACTTATTGAATTTTGATGAGAACCAAATAACAGGTGTAGAAATTAAATTAAAAGATAATTTAGACGCCGATTTGTTTTCTGAGCAACTACAACAGCAATTAGGAGATCAATTTAAAGTACAGACTAAACAACAGTTAAATGAGGTTTTCTATAAGGTAATTAATACCGAGAATTTTGTGTCGTACCTTATTTTTACATTAATTGTAATTATAGCATTATTTAATGTTATTGGTGCGATAATAATGATGATTATCGATAAAAAATCGAATTTAAAAACCCTTTTTAGTTTAGGTGCTTCTATTAAAGAAATTAAAAAAGTTTTTATTTTACAAGGTTTCTTGTTAACTTTTTTAGGAATGATTATCGGTTTGTCGCTAGGAATTCTAATTGTTTTTATTCAGAAGGAATTTGGCATATTTATGATTACCCAAAACTTTGCTTATCCGGTTGAATTTAGATTTTCGAACCTGCTTATTGTAATAGCTACCATTACAATTTTAGGTTTTATTGCCTCTAAAATTGCTAGTAGTAGAATTTCTAAAGAGTTTATAGAAAGATAG
- the dusB gene encoding tRNA dihydrouridine synthase DusB encodes MIKIGNIELPDFPLLLAPMEDVSDPPFRALCKEQGADVVYTEFISSEGLIRDAAKSIMKLDIYEKERPVGIQIFGANLESMLKTVEIVEKSNPDIIDINFGCPVKKVVSKGAGAGILKDIDLMVSLTEAMVKHTNLPITVKTRLGWDHDSIRIVEVAERLQDVGCKAISIHGRTRAQMYKGEADWKPIADVKNNQRMHIPVFGNGDVTSPEKAMEMRDSYGLDGCMIGRAAIGYPWFFNEIKHFFKTGEHLAKPTIAQRVEIARRHLQMAIDWKGPVLGVFETRRHYTNYFKGIPHFKEYRMKMVTSDDAKDVFATFDEVEAKFGNTIIPQF; translated from the coding sequence TTGATTAAAATCGGCAACATAGAATTACCAGACTTTCCTCTTTTATTAGCACCAATGGAAGATGTTTCTGACCCTCCTTTTAGAGCCTTGTGCAAAGAACAAGGCGCAGACGTGGTATATACAGAGTTTATTTCTTCTGAAGGCTTGATTCGTGATGCAGCAAAAAGCATTATGAAGCTAGACATCTATGAAAAAGAGCGTCCAGTAGGAATTCAGATTTTTGGAGCTAACTTAGAATCGATGTTAAAAACGGTGGAGATTGTAGAAAAATCGAATCCAGATATTATAGATATCAACTTTGGATGCCCTGTTAAGAAAGTCGTTTCTAAAGGTGCAGGAGCAGGAATTTTAAAAGACATAGATTTAATGGTTTCATTAACTGAAGCGATGGTAAAACACACAAATTTGCCCATTACAGTTAAAACGCGTTTAGGTTGGGATCATGATTCTATTAGAATTGTAGAAGTTGCCGAACGTTTGCAAGATGTAGGATGTAAAGCAATTTCTATTCATGGTAGAACGCGTGCCCAAATGTATAAAGGTGAGGCAGATTGGAAACCAATTGCCGATGTAAAAAACAATCAAAGAATGCATATTCCTGTTTTTGGAAATGGGGATGTAACTTCACCTGAAAAAGCAATGGAAATGCGTGATTCTTATGGTTTAGATGGTTGTATGATTGGTAGAGCTGCTATTGGTTATCCTTGGTTTTTTAATGAAATAAAACACTTCTTTAAAACTGGTGAACATTTAGCAAAACCAACAATTGCACAACGTGTAGAAATAGCAAGAAGACATTTACAAATGGCCATTGATTGGAAAGGACCTGTATTAGGTGTTTTTGAAACGAGAAGACATTATACCAATTATTTTAAAGGGATTCCGCATTTTAAAGAATACAGAATGAAAATGGTAACTTCTGATGATGCAAAGGATGTTTTTGCTACGTTTGATGAAGTGGAAGCTAAATTTGGGAATACGATTATTCCTCAGTTTTAA
- a CDS encoding response regulator transcription factor, with protein sequence MMKYSVVIVDDHTLLSQAIAAMVNTFNKFKVLYTCKNGQELVDKFSSSPEFIPDVVLMDINMPIMNGIETTEWISKNHHEVHVMALSVEDEDATILKMLKVGAIGYLLKDTEKVVLEKALVEIAENGFYHTKNVTNLLMKSLSGNGETEIKFKEREITFMKHACSELTYKEIAEIMCLSPKTIDGYRDVLFTKLHVKNRVGLVMYAIKNKIYTP encoded by the coding sequence ATGATGAAATATTCTGTTGTTATTGTAGATGACCACACACTGCTTTCACAAGCAATTGCTGCTATGGTAAATACTTTTAATAAATTTAAAGTTTTATATACGTGTAAAAATGGACAGGAATTAGTTGATAAATTCTCTTCTTCACCAGAATTTATTCCAGATGTGGTTTTAATGGATATTAATATGCCTATAATGAATGGAATTGAAACAACTGAATGGATTTCTAAAAACCATCATGAAGTACATGTAATGGCGCTTTCTGTGGAAGATGAAGACGCTACTATTTTAAAAATGTTAAAAGTTGGTGCTATTGGTTACTTATTAAAAGATACCGAAAAAGTAGTTTTAGAAAAAGCTTTGGTGGAAATAGCCGAAAACGGATTTTATCATACCAAAAATGTAACCAATTTATTAATGAAATCTCTTTCTGGAAATGGAGAGACAGAAATAAAATTTAAAGAAAGAGAAATTACTTTTATGAAACACGCTTGTTCTGAATTAACCTATAAGGAAATTGCAGAAATTATGTGTTTAAGTCCAAAAACAATTGATGGATATAGAGATGTTCTGTTTACTAAATTACATGTAAAGAATAGAGTTGGTTTGGTTATGTATGCAATCAAAAATAAAATTTACACTCCATAA
- the rbfA gene encoding 30S ribosome-binding factor RbfA encodes MEETNRQRKIAGVLQKDLVDVLQKAAQDGMKGIIISVSKVHVTSDLGVAKVYLSVFPSSNREEIIKGVQSNTVLIRHEMAKRTKHQLRRMPELLFFGDDTLDYIEEIDKSLKGEDDNPIKDPSVLPRRKRS; translated from the coding sequence ATGGAAGAAACGAACAGACAACGTAAAATTGCAGGAGTATTGCAAAAGGATTTGGTAGATGTTTTACAGAAAGCAGCGCAAGATGGAATGAAAGGAATAATTATTTCTGTTTCTAAGGTTCATGTAACTTCAGATTTAGGAGTTGCTAAAGTTTATTTAAGTGTATTTCCTTCTAGCAATAGAGAAGAAATTATTAAAGGTGTACAATCTAATACGGTTTTAATTCGCCATGAAATGGCAAAAAGAACAAAACATCAATTACGTAGAATGCCAGAATTATTATTTTTTGGAGATGATACGTTAGATTATATTGAGGAAATTGATAAATCTTTAAAAGGTGAAGATGACAATCCTATTAAAGATCCTAGCGTTTTACCAAGACGTAAAAGAAGTTAA
- a CDS encoding sensor histidine kinase, with the protein MESEASQIILIVTTIIIATFVVFIILLFTVFQKRKNSLLEQQKESKKRFEREIAETQIEIREETLRNISWELHDNIGQLLTLAKIQLQNASQDNIHEVSETITKGLTEVRALSKLINPEAIKNIKLREAIQLEIDRFNRLNFINSALIIKGEGELNNEKSCIIIFRILQEFFSNTIKHSKASNLTVELNFSEHYLEITAKDDGVGFSSLEGKSNGIGLENIKNRAKLIGATAVFTSEVNKGTSLNIVYKL; encoded by the coding sequence ATGGAGTCAGAAGCGAGTCAAATAATATTAATTGTAACCACTATCATTATAGCTACGTTTGTTGTTTTTATAATATTATTGTTTACTGTTTTTCAGAAAAGAAAGAACTCGTTGTTAGAACAGCAAAAAGAGAGTAAAAAAAGATTTGAAAGAGAAATAGCAGAAACACAAATAGAAATTAGGGAAGAGACCTTAAGAAATATTAGTTGGGAGTTACACGATAATATTGGACAGTTATTAACTTTAGCTAAAATTCAACTACAAAATGCTTCTCAAGATAACATTCACGAAGTTTCAGAAACAATAACCAAAGGCTTAACCGAAGTTAGAGCTTTGTCTAAATTAATTAATCCTGAAGCTATAAAAAACATCAAATTAAGAGAAGCGATACAGCTAGAGATAGATAGATTTAATAGATTAAATTTTATCAATTCTGCCTTAATTATTAAAGGAGAGGGAGAATTAAATAATGAAAAATCTTGTATTATTATTTTTAGAATTTTACAAGAATTTTTTTCCAACACCATTAAACATTCCAAAGCATCTAATCTAACTGTAGAGTTAAATTTTAGTGAACATTATTTAGAAATTACAGCGAAAGATGATGGAGTTGGTTTTTCCTCTTTAGAAGGTAAGTCTAATGGAATAGGGTTAGAGAATATTAAAAATAGAGCAAAATTAATCGGTGCAACTGCAGTTTTTACTTCCGAAGTAAATAAAGGTACTTCCCTAAATATAGTATATAAATTATGA
- a CDS encoding OmpA family protein codes for MKRLRIAVIALFTLVTVGNVSAQDENNPWAVGFGVNVVDFYNGDDFSDQIKDLLGNGDWNILPSISRISGEKYLDKGFSLQLAGSLNKIETVTIKDDSDFLYWAVDAVVKYDLNNLVGQTGWFDPYVYLGGGYTSVDSSGEAMLNGGVGFNTWFNDNLGLNFQTGTKKGFSDNVRAHYQTSLGLVIKFGGTDTDGDGVYDKDDACPEEAGLKEFNGCPDADGDGVKDSDDACPNVAGLAAMNGCPDSDGDGVADKDDMCPNAKGTKANKGCPDADGDGVADKDDKCPSVAGPSDNAGCPWPDTDGDGVLDKDDKCPEFAGVASNNGCPEDAMTAEQIAALAGYSKEILFSTDSAKINRASAGKLDKVYDLISSVDNVIYVIEGYADSRGASAYNVYLTERRAESAKAYLVEKGFDANRLETVGQGEKNPIASNNTSSGRSKNRRVVIKLSDK; via the coding sequence ATGAAACGATTAAGAATAGCTGTGATAGCTTTGTTTACGTTGGTAACAGTTGGTAACGTAAGCGCACAAGATGAAAACAACCCTTGGGCTGTAGGTTTTGGTGTAAACGTAGTAGACTTTTACAATGGTGATGACTTTAGTGACCAAATAAAAGATTTATTAGGTAACGGAGATTGGAATATTTTACCTTCTATTTCTAGAATATCTGGAGAAAAGTATTTAGACAAAGGTTTCTCTTTACAATTAGCGGGGTCTTTAAATAAAATTGAAACAGTTACAATTAAAGATGATTCAGATTTTCTTTACTGGGCTGTAGATGCAGTTGTAAAGTATGACTTAAATAACTTAGTTGGACAAACAGGTTGGTTTGATCCTTATGTATATTTAGGTGGAGGTTATACTTCTGTAGATTCTAGTGGTGAAGCAATGTTAAATGGTGGTGTTGGTTTTAATACTTGGTTTAATGACAACTTAGGATTAAACTTTCAAACAGGAACTAAAAAAGGTTTTTCTGATAACGTAAGAGCACACTACCAAACTTCTTTAGGTTTAGTAATTAAATTTGGAGGAACAGATACAGACGGAGACGGAGTATATGATAAAGATGATGCTTGTCCAGAAGAAGCAGGTTTAAAAGAATTTAACGGTTGTCCTGATGCTGATGGCGATGGAGTAAAAGATTCTGATGATGCTTGTCCTAATGTTGCAGGTTTAGCAGCTATGAATGGTTGTCCTGATTCTGACGGAGACGGTGTAGCTGATAAAGATGATATGTGTCCTAATGCTAAAGGAACTAAAGCTAACAAAGGTTGTCCTGATGCTGATGGAGACGGTGTAGCTGATAAAGATGATAAATGTCCTTCTGTTGCAGGACCATCTGATAATGCAGGATGTCCTTGGCCAGATACTGACGGAGACGGAGTATTAGATAAAGATGATAAATGTCCTGAGTTTGCAGGTGTTGCTTCTAATAATGGTTGTCCAGAAGACGCTATGACAGCAGAACAAATTGCAGCTTTAGCAGGATATTCAAAAGAAATCTTATTTAGTACAGATAGCGCTAAAATTAATAGAGCTTCTGCAGGGAAATTAGATAAAGTTTATGATTTAATTAGTTCTGTAGATAATGTAATCTATGTAATAGAAGGTTATGCAGATAGTAGAGGAGCTAGTGCTTACAACGTATATTTAACTGAAAGAAGAGCAGAATCTGCTAAAGCTTATTTAGTTGAAAAAGGTTTTGACGCTAATAGATTAGAAACTGTTGGTCAAGGAGAGAAAAATCCTATTGCATCTAACAATACTAGTTCAGGAAGAAGTAAAAACAGAAGAGTAGTTATTAAGTTATCTGATAAATAA
- a CDS encoding FoF1 ATP synthase subunit delta/epsilon — protein sequence MFLEIVTPEAILFSARIDSLSVPGENGEFQMLNNHAPIVANLKEGIVKIHVHSKEHLEFDQFKGHYEIHIDDDNILTIAIKSGTLELKDNKAIILAD from the coding sequence ATGTTTTTAGAAATTGTAACACCAGAAGCTATATTATTTTCAGCAAGGATTGACTCATTGTCAGTTCCTGGAGAAAATGGTGAGTTTCAAATGTTAAATAATCACGCACCAATTGTTGCTAACTTAAAGGAAGGAATAGTTAAAATTCATGTTCATAGTAAAGAACATTTAGAATTTGATCAATTTAAAGGGCATTATGAAATTCATATAGATGATGATAATATTCTAACAATTGCTATTAAATCTGGAACTTTAGAATTAAAAGATAATAAAGCAATTATTTTAGCAGATTAA
- a CDS encoding EF-hand domain-containing protein: MISYSIKESNYIMGAKEDILKKISFLITSKFQSPAEAFLFFDKDKDGKLNKDEVKDLLKDADISGFFRGIVAGELIKGYDKSGDECINLDEFKIAIAELERDL, from the coding sequence ATGATATCTTACAGTATAAAAGAATCAAATTATATTATGGGAGCAAAAGAAGATATTTTAAAAAAAATCAGTTTTTTAATCACTAGCAAATTTCAAAGTCCGGCAGAAGCTTTTCTTTTTTTTGATAAAGACAAAGACGGGAAATTAAATAAAGATGAAGTAAAAGACCTATTAAAAGATGCTGATATCAGCGGTTTTTTTAGAGGAATTGTAGCTGGTGAATTGATAAAAGGCTATGATAAATCTGGAGATGAATGCATCAATTTGGACGAATTTAAGATTGCAATTGCAGAATTAGAAAGAGATTTGTAA
- the lepA gene encoding translation elongation factor 4: protein MKNIRNFCIIAHIDHGKSTLADRLLEYTGAVTDREKKDQLLDNMDLERERGITIKSHAIQMDFEHKGEHYILNLIDTPGHVDFSYEVSRSIAACEGALLIVDAAQSIQAQTISNLYLALENDLEIIPILNKVDLPSANPEEVTDDIVDLLGCDPEDVIHASGKTGFGVDNILAAIIDRVPAPKGDPDAPLQALIFDSVYNSYRGIETYFRVLNGEIKKGQEIKFMATGKNYFADEVGTLKLTQVVKKSVKTGDVGYLITGIKTAKEVKVGDTITDALNPTTEIIDGFEDVKPMVFAGIYPVDTEDYEELRYSMEKLQLNDASLVFQPESSAALGFGFRCGFLGMLHMEIIQERLEREFNMTVITTVPNVSYHAYTKKNPNEILLLNNPTDLPDPSRLDRVEEPFIKASIITKSDFVGQVMSLCIEKRGEITNQTYLTTERVELTFDMPLAEIVFDFYDRLKTVSKGYASFDYSPIGMRESKLVRVDILLNAQPVDALSALLHADNAYTIGKKIVEKLKELIPRQQFDIPIQAAIGAKIIARETTKALRKDVTAKCYGGDISRKRKLLEKQKKGKKRMRQVGNVEIPQEAFMAVLKLND from the coding sequence ATGAAAAACATTAGAAACTTTTGCATTATCGCACATATAGATCATGGTAAAAGTACGTTAGCAGATAGGTTATTAGAGTACACAGGTGCTGTAACAGATCGTGAAAAGAAAGATCAGTTACTAGATAATATGGATTTAGAGCGAGAACGTGGTATTACCATAAAATCGCATGCTATCCAAATGGATTTTGAGCACAAAGGAGAACACTATATCCTTAATTTAATTGACACTCCTGGTCACGTAGATTTCTCATACGAAGTTTCTCGTTCTATTGCTGCTTGTGAAGGCGCATTGCTAATTGTAGATGCTGCACAAAGCATACAAGCACAAACAATTTCTAATCTATATCTAGCTTTAGAGAACGATTTAGAGATTATTCCTATTTTAAATAAAGTAGATTTACCTTCTGCAAATCCAGAAGAAGTAACAGACGATATTGTAGATTTATTAGGTTGCGACCCAGAAGATGTAATTCACGCAAGTGGAAAAACAGGTTTTGGAGTTGATAATATTTTAGCTGCAATTATAGATAGAGTTCCTGCTCCAAAAGGAGATCCAGATGCGCCGTTACAAGCCTTAATTTTCGATTCTGTTTACAATTCTTATCGTGGAATTGAAACGTATTTCCGTGTTTTAAACGGAGAAATAAAAAAAGGACAAGAGATTAAGTTTATGGCAACTGGTAAAAATTATTTTGCCGATGAAGTTGGTACTTTAAAACTGACTCAAGTTGTAAAAAAATCTGTAAAAACAGGAGATGTTGGGTATTTAATTACAGGTATTAAAACGGCAAAAGAAGTAAAAGTTGGAGATACTATTACAGATGCTCTTAACCCAACTACAGAAATAATTGATGGTTTCGAAGATGTAAAACCAATGGTTTTTGCTGGTATTTATCCTGTGGATACAGAAGATTACGAAGAGTTGCGTTATTCTATGGAAAAATTGCAATTAAATGATGCTTCTTTGGTGTTTCAACCAGAAAGTTCTGCCGCTTTAGGTTTTGGTTTCCGTTGTGGGTTTTTAGGAATGTTACACATGGAAATTATTCAAGAACGTTTAGAGCGTGAGTTTAATATGACTGTTATTACAACGGTTCCCAACGTTTCTTACCACGCGTATACTAAGAAAAATCCCAACGAAATATTACTTTTAAACAACCCTACAGATTTACCAGATCCATCGAGATTAGATAGAGTAGAAGAGCCTTTTATCAAGGCAAGTATTATTACCAAGTCAGATTTTGTTGGACAAGTAATGAGTTTGTGTATCGAAAAACGTGGAGAAATTACGAATCAAACTTACTTAACTACAGAAAGAGTAGAGTTAACGTTCGATATGCCTTTGGCAGAAATTGTTTTCGATTTTTATGATCGTTTAAAAACTGTTTCTAAAGGGTATGCTTCTTTCGATTATTCGCCAATTGGTATGAGAGAATCGAAACTAGTAAGAGTAGATATTCTTTTAAACGCACAACCTGTAGATGCGCTTTCTGCACTTTTACATGCAGACAATGCGTATACAATTGGTAAGAAAATTGTAGAAAAGTTAAAGGAATTAATTCCTCGTCAGCAGTTCGATATTCCTATTCAGGCTGCAATTGGAGCAAAAATTATAGCCCGTGAAACTACCAAAGCATTGCGTAAAGATGTTACCGCAAAATGTTATGGTGGAGATATTTCTAGAAAACGTAAGTTATTAGAAAAGCAGAAAAAAGGGAAGAAAAGAATGCGTCAGGTTGGTAATGTAGAAATTCCGCAAGAAGCATTTATGGCGGTATTGAAGTTGAATGATTAG